Proteins from a single region of Pseudarthrobacter sp. NIBRBAC000502772:
- the tgt gene encoding tRNA guanosine(34) transglycosylase Tgt, translating into MPANPAPAPSVSVSAVPADSVAPGASAAAAGSAAAADQSQFAFTVGTRLADSCAPSAAQAAANGGKFLGRTGTITTPHGEIRTPAFIAVGTKATVKSVLPESMADLGAQALLANAYHLYLQPGADILDEAGGLGAFMNWSGPTFTDSGGFQVMSLGSGFKKVIDMKSVDTSGPDDAVAPGKERLAHIDDDGVWFKSHLNGDRHRFSPEISMQVQHQIGADIMFAFDELTTLQNSRGYQEESLERTRLWALRCLEEHFRLTSERVGKPYQALFGVIQGAQYEDLRRKACRDLGAMDFDGYGIGGALEKENLGTIVRWCNEELPEDKPRHLLGISEPDDIFTAIENGADTFDCVSPTRVARNSAFYTPAGRFNLSGAKYKRDFGPLQDGCDCYACANYSRAYIHHLFKAKEMLSATLISIHNERFVVKMVDDARLAIEAGSFFEFKAETLAQYYR; encoded by the coding sequence GTGCCAGCCAACCCCGCCCCCGCGCCATCCGTCTCCGTTTCGGCAGTCCCGGCTGACTCCGTCGCACCGGGAGCCTCGGCGGCGGCGGCCGGCTCCGCCGCTGCAGCCGACCAGTCGCAGTTCGCCTTCACCGTTGGCACCCGCCTTGCTGACAGCTGTGCGCCGTCGGCCGCGCAGGCAGCTGCCAACGGCGGAAAATTCCTGGGCCGCACGGGGACCATCACCACGCCCCATGGTGAGATCCGCACCCCGGCGTTCATCGCCGTCGGGACCAAGGCCACGGTGAAGTCCGTCCTGCCGGAATCCATGGCGGACCTCGGGGCGCAGGCGCTCCTGGCCAACGCCTACCACCTGTACCTCCAGCCCGGGGCGGACATCCTGGACGAGGCCGGCGGGCTGGGCGCGTTTATGAACTGGTCCGGGCCCACGTTCACGGACTCCGGCGGGTTCCAGGTGATGAGCCTGGGGTCCGGGTTCAAGAAGGTCATCGACATGAAGTCGGTCGACACCTCCGGGCCGGACGACGCCGTGGCTCCGGGCAAGGAACGCCTGGCCCACATCGACGACGACGGCGTCTGGTTCAAATCGCATCTCAACGGTGACCGCCACCGGTTTTCCCCCGAAATTTCCATGCAGGTCCAGCACCAGATCGGCGCGGACATCATGTTCGCGTTCGACGAGCTGACCACGCTGCAGAACTCCCGCGGCTACCAGGAGGAATCGCTGGAGCGCACGCGGTTGTGGGCCCTGCGCTGCCTGGAGGAGCATTTCCGTCTGACGTCCGAGCGGGTGGGGAAGCCGTACCAGGCCCTCTTTGGCGTGATCCAGGGTGCCCAGTACGAGGACCTGCGCCGGAAGGCCTGCCGGGACCTTGGCGCCATGGACTTCGACGGCTACGGCATCGGCGGGGCGCTGGAGAAGGAAAACCTGGGCACGATTGTGCGCTGGTGCAACGAGGAACTGCCTGAGGACAAGCCGCGGCACCTGCTGGGCATCTCCGAACCGGACGACATCTTCACGGCCATCGAGAACGGCGCGGACACCTTCGACTGCGTCTCCCCCACCCGCGTGGCCCGCAACTCCGCGTTCTACACGCCAGCTGGCCGCTTCAACCTCTCCGGTGCCAAGTACAAGCGCGACTTCGGCCCGCTCCAGGACGGCTGCGACTGCTACGCCTGCGCCAACTACTCGCGGGCCTACATCCACCATCTGTTCAAGGCCAAGGAAATGCTCTCGGCCACGCTGATCTCCATCCACAACGAGCGCTTTGTGGTGAAGATGGTGGACGATGCCCGGCTGGCCATCGAAGCCGGGTCCTTCTTCGAGTTCAAGGCCGAAACCCTGGCGCAGTACTACCGCTAA
- a CDS encoding SRPBCC domain-containing protein, with product MTNNLSVVINADAPQVWTMLREPAKVAQWHGWEADELADEIDGIYFSSNVVEAPDHTSLTTNGGDVFDLKPVSAGTLVSVTRAALDHNSEWAAWDEDITQGWLTFLQQLRFALEHHPHGKRHTMFFEFPGEPASAIEKLGLSDVPAPGETYKLTLSTGEEITGKVWFRSNHQVGLTVHSYAEHGDGLLIVADQPVIEGVRPHGGAMVIASTFDLGAHKLESIRSLWDSWRAENYPTSEAAH from the coding sequence ATGACGAACAATCTGAGCGTGGTGATAAATGCTGATGCGCCGCAGGTCTGGACCATGCTGCGTGAACCGGCCAAAGTTGCCCAGTGGCACGGCTGGGAGGCTGACGAACTGGCCGATGAGATTGACGGGATCTACTTCAGCAGCAACGTGGTTGAAGCCCCGGACCACACCAGCCTGACCACCAATGGCGGCGACGTTTTCGACCTGAAACCGGTGTCCGCGGGGACGCTGGTCAGTGTCACGCGGGCAGCCCTGGACCACAACTCTGAGTGGGCGGCCTGGGACGAGGACATCACCCAGGGCTGGCTGACGTTCCTGCAGCAACTCCGCTTCGCGCTGGAACACCACCCGCACGGCAAGCGGCATACGATGTTCTTCGAATTTCCCGGCGAGCCGGCTTCCGCCATCGAAAAGCTGGGATTGTCGGACGTGCCTGCGCCGGGTGAGACGTACAAGCTGACGCTGTCCACAGGCGAGGAGATCACCGGGAAGGTCTGGTTCCGCAGCAACCACCAGGTAGGGCTCACTGTCCACAGCTACGCGGAGCACGGGGACGGCCTGCTGATCGTGGCGGACCAGCCCGTCATTGAAGGTGTAAGGCCCCACGGTGGCGCCATGGTGATCGCGTCGACGTTCGATCTGGGTGCCCACAAACTGGAGTCGATCCGATCGCTCTGGGACAGTTGGCGGGCTGAGAACTACCCCACATCGGAAGCGGCCCACTGA
- a CDS encoding DUF6707 family protein, producing the protein MTETPAARHYSEQQAGSLTTGDQLLLPDGERTAEIQHVEFEPDDFGTPAVVLANLTGGGTLRIAAGSTVKILDTTVRVITVPDTTVRGTPVQDTTPDAVTQLTVAAQPPAEQPQHTGEPDVAPAAPAVVVPPPPAIPPAISGPSAEELALIPAPQGTPEAVVEAAAEAHPDAVGVLLLADKLAKGINFKSGSCLKDLSDLAHELFITLKDPDGALTVADLLNVLPFDGNPGRWASVEASLALSSFICRQERQEERAEVYEKLLRLPETQETDPFKARMNAKVRQRSLNEPNLYDKEIFRSIDNSNHEAEREWRLLRLESLLFLRAHGGSETIGVGELQRRISNELEAVRA; encoded by the coding sequence ATGACCGAAACCCCAGCCGCCAGGCACTACAGCGAACAGCAGGCTGGATCTCTGACCACCGGCGATCAGCTCCTCCTCCCCGACGGTGAACGCACCGCCGAAATCCAGCACGTGGAGTTTGAACCGGATGATTTCGGGACCCCCGCGGTGGTCCTGGCAAACCTCACCGGCGGCGGCACCCTCCGCATCGCGGCCGGCTCCACCGTGAAGATCCTGGACACAACAGTCCGGGTCATCACGGTTCCGGACACCACCGTTCGGGGCACCCCCGTTCAGGACACAACACCCGACGCCGTCACGCAGCTTACGGTCGCGGCGCAACCCCCTGCCGAACAGCCCCAGCACACCGGCGAACCGGACGTTGCCCCGGCGGCTCCTGCCGTCGTCGTACCTCCCCCGCCGGCCATCCCGCCCGCGATAAGCGGCCCGTCCGCGGAAGAACTGGCGCTGATTCCGGCGCCGCAGGGCACACCCGAAGCGGTGGTGGAGGCTGCCGCGGAAGCCCACCCGGACGCCGTTGGCGTGCTGCTGCTGGCGGACAAGCTGGCCAAGGGCATCAACTTCAAGTCCGGCAGCTGCCTCAAGGACCTCAGCGACCTGGCCCACGAGCTGTTCATCACGCTCAAGGATCCGGACGGGGCGCTCACCGTGGCGGACCTGCTCAACGTCCTCCCGTTCGACGGCAACCCGGGCCGGTGGGCGTCCGTGGAGGCGTCGCTGGCGTTGTCCAGCTTCATCTGCCGCCAGGAGCGGCAGGAGGAGCGCGCCGAAGTCTATGAAAAGCTGCTGCGTTTGCCGGAAACCCAGGAAACGGACCCGTTCAAGGCGCGGATGAATGCCAAGGTGCGCCAGCGTTCGCTGAACGAACCCAACCTGTACGACAAAGAGATCTTCCGCTCGATCGACAACTCAAACCACGAGGCCGAGCGGGAGTGGCGGCTGCTGCGCCTCGAATCCCTGCTGTTCCTGCGCGCACACGGCGGGTCTGAGACGATCGGCGTCGGCGAGCTCCAGCGCCGGATCAGCAACGAACTCGAGGCTGTCCGGGCCTAA
- a CDS encoding NUDIX hydrolase family protein, with protein sequence MNVRTPDPNPGWLSEEDLFEARGRLPMIYVEAVPVRLDPLGFVNEVGTLLQADEDGNMIRSLVSGRVIYRETIRAALLRHMEKDLGPLAFPQLPISPVPFTVAEYFPAPSQTGFTDDRQHAVSLAYVIPVTGECEPRQDALELTWMTPAEVLSPDVQLEFSGGRGALVRQALAFAGVGH encoded by the coding sequence ATGAACGTTCGCACTCCTGACCCCAATCCCGGCTGGCTCTCCGAAGAAGACCTCTTTGAGGCCCGCGGGAGGCTCCCCATGATCTACGTGGAGGCCGTGCCGGTGAGGCTGGATCCGCTGGGTTTTGTGAACGAGGTTGGCACGCTGCTCCAGGCCGACGAGGACGGGAACATGATCCGGTCGCTGGTGTCTGGCCGCGTGATCTACCGCGAGACCATCCGCGCCGCACTCCTGCGCCATATGGAAAAGGACCTGGGGCCGCTCGCCTTTCCGCAGCTCCCCATCAGCCCGGTCCCCTTCACGGTGGCCGAATACTTCCCGGCCCCGTCCCAGACCGGCTTCACCGACGACCGCCAACACGCCGTGTCCTTGGCGTATGTCATCCCCGTGACCGGCGAATGCGAACCCCGCCAGGACGCCCTGGAACTGACCTGGATGACCCCTGCGGAAGTGCTAAGCCCCGACGTCCAGCTCGAATTCAGCGGCGGCCGCGGCGCCCTGGTCCGCCAGGCGCTGGCCTTTGCGGGAGTGGGTCACTGA